Proteins from a single region of Bacteroidota bacterium:
- the ccoG gene encoding cytochrome c oxidase accessory protein CcoG: protein MSSNIKDESFRDSIATIGEDGKRAWIYPKKPHGKLYNKRTIVSIILLTLLFSGPFMKWNGHAMFLFNVIQRKFILFGIPFWPQDFFLFVLAMLTFFVFIILFTVVFGRVWCGWACPQTIFMEMVFRKIEYFIEGDSAQQKLLHKSPWDGTKIRKKLLKHSIFFVIAFIIANTFLAYIIGVDQMKLLVTEGPMMHLVGFGALVVFTAVFYGVYARFREQACIVVCPYGRLQGVLLDRNSVVIAYDYSRGEPRAKIHKDEKRTAGDCIDCHQCVSVCPTGIDIRNGTQLECVNCTACIDACNSIMQKVNLPEGLIRYTSENSIADKKKFKVTSRIIGYGVVLLLLLTSLIILLSLRTDVESTIMRTPGQLYQMVDSTHVSNLYNIQLVNKTFGDLNLEIVLDHPKGEIKFVGEKVSLLKKDGTIDGVFFVILHAEDLTSIKTPVHIKVLSNGKVVSNIKTNFLGPSPN from the coding sequence ATGAGTAGTAATATAAAGGATGAGTCGTTTCGCGACAGCATTGCGACAATAGGTGAAGATGGGAAGCGGGCGTGGATTTATCCGAAGAAACCTCATGGTAAACTTTATAATAAGAGAACAATAGTCAGTATTATCTTACTGACTCTTCTCTTTTCAGGTCCGTTCATGAAATGGAATGGCCATGCCATGTTTCTTTTTAATGTCATTCAGAGAAAATTTATTTTATTCGGTATTCCTTTCTGGCCTCAGGATTTTTTCCTGTTTGTGCTCGCAATGCTTACCTTTTTTGTATTCATAATATTATTCACAGTTGTATTTGGGCGAGTGTGGTGTGGCTGGGCTTGTCCCCAGACGATCTTCATGGAAATGGTATTCAGAAAAATTGAATACTTTATCGAAGGGGACTCTGCTCAGCAAAAACTTCTGCACAAATCTCCATGGGATGGGACTAAAATCCGAAAGAAACTTTTAAAACACAGCATCTTTTTTGTCATTGCATTCATTATTGCAAATACATTTCTTGCCTATATCATTGGCGTTGATCAGATGAAACTTCTGGTAACAGAAGGACCAATGATGCACCTGGTTGGATTTGGAGCTTTGGTAGTTTTTACAGCTGTTTTCTATGGTGTGTATGCACGGTTCAGAGAGCAGGCGTGTATAGTAGTTTGTCCCTATGGTCGTTTACAAGGAGTTTTACTTGACAGAAATTCTGTTGTCATTGCTTATGATTATTCAAGAGGTGAACCACGTGCGAAAATACATAAGGATGAAAAGAGAACTGCCGGCGATTGCATCGATTGCCATCAATGTGTAAGCGTTTGTCCTACCGGAATTGATATCCGCAATGGAACCCAACTTGAATGTGTTAATTGCACCGCTTGTATCGATGCATGTAATTCTATCATGCAAAAAGTAAATCTGCCTGAAGGATTGATCCGTTATACAAGTGAAAACAGCATTGCTGATAAAAAGAAATTCAAAGTCACCTCAAGGATCATCGGCTATGGTGTTGTATTGCTCTTGTTGTTAACTTCCCTTATCATTTTATTGTCACTGCGTACCGATGTCGAATCTACGATCATGCGTACTCCGGGACAGCTTTACCAGATGGTAGATAGTACACATGTAAGTAATCTCTACAATATTCAACTCGTTAATAAAACTTTTGGTGATCTTAATCTTGAAATCGTTCTCGATCATCCAAAAGGCGAAATTAAATTTGTCGGTGAAAAAGTATCATTACTGAAGAAGGATGGTACTATCGATGGAGTGTTTTTTGTTATTCTTCATGCTGAAGATTTAACAAGTATAAAAACTCCTGTTCATATAAAAGTTCTTTCAAATGGTAAAGTGGTAAGTAATATTAAAACAAACTTCCTCGGACCATCACCAAATTAA
- a CDS encoding FixH family protein has product MKIKFNWGFGIAAFIGLFIVFISTLVYKCSQHEVDLVSANYYDLEIQYQNQINKMNNSAALDQQVLISSVNDQVVFQFPEKFKGSKLEGRITFFKPDKSAYDFEVPLQLNEELSQSLSSKEMASGRWNVKVNYRDGQQEYFTEEKINLN; this is encoded by the coding sequence ATGAAAATAAAATTTAACTGGGGATTTGGAATTGCAGCCTTCATAGGATTATTCATAGTATTCATTTCTACATTGGTCTATAAATGTTCTCAACACGAAGTTGATCTTGTTTCTGCGAATTATTATGACCTGGAAATTCAATATCAGAATCAGATCAATAAAATGAATAACTCCGCAGCATTAGATCAGCAAGTGCTGATTTCATCTGTTAATGATCAGGTAGTATTTCAGTTTCCTGAAAAATTTAAAGGCTCGAAGTTAGAAGGACGAATCACTTTTTTCAAACCCGATAAATCTGCCTATGATTTTGAAGTTCCTTTGCAATTGAATGAAGAACTTTCTCAAAGTCTTTCATCAAAAGAAATGGCATCCGGTCGCTGGAATGTTAAGGTGAATTATAGGGATGGACAACAGGAATACTTTACCGAAGAAAAAATTAATCTGAATTAA